Genomic DNA from Fimbriimonas ginsengisoli Gsoil 348:
TGCCGGCGAAGATCGAGCCTACGATTTTCCCTTTGTAAAGGACCGGACTTCCGCTATCGCCGGGTCCGTTGATGTCGTTTTTCGCGGGCTCGATCAACGCCATCTTGTCGCCTGCCTCCTCATAGGTCGATCGGAGGAGAACCGGTCGCTCGTAAACGTCAAACCCGTGGTCGCAAATCCGCGCCATCATCTGGGTATCCGGGGGCACCGTTTGAAGGGTCGCCCAGTCCATCCACCCGGTCGGGTTGTCGGTGACGAGCCGGCCGCTCGGCGAGGTGAAATTCGAAGAGCCGCCTCCACTGGAGCCGCCGCACCCCACGAGAATCATTGCTAAGCTGGCGAAGGGAATTGTAAATCGTTTCATCTCTGACCTCCTGGTCGAGTCACCGCAGTGAGTCCAACTATAGGCCGGAAAGCTCTTAAACCCCCGTTTCGATACAATAACCTGCAAATGTGCCGGGAATTCTTATGCCGACGCGATGACTTCGGCATATAGCGCAGGGTCTACGTTTCCTCCGGAAACGACACAGCAAACATTCTTCCCCGCGAAGAGGTCGGGGCGCGTTGCCACCGCGCCCACCGCCAGCGCTCCGGTAGGTTCCGACTTAAGGTTCGCCAGCCGAAACAGGTCGCGCACGCCGTTTCGAATCGCCGCCTCGGGAACTTCGATCACCTCGTGAATCGACCGCGAGAGGATTTCCCAATTAAGAACCCCAACCTGCCGCGTGCGAGCGCCGTCGGCAAGGGTTTGCGGCTCCTGTTCGTTCGCGAGCCGCCGCCCCTCGCGCATCGAACGGGCAAAGTCGTTTCCCAACGCGGGCTCGGCGCCGACGACATCCGCCGCCGAGCCGCCCTCGTATAGCCCTCGCACCAATCCCGCCGCGAGGCCACCCCCTCCGACCGGAGCCACGACGAAATCGAACGCCTGAGCGTGCGTCGCGATCTCGATACCCAAGGAGGCATTGCCGGCCACGACAAGCTCATCGTCGAATGGGCTGGCGACGTACGCCTCCGGGTTCTCCCGCGCAAGCTGCGCCACCCGATCTTCTCGGGTGACTTTAGTGGTGTCGATGAGGTCGACGGTTGCCCCGTAACCTCGCACCGATTCGATCTTTACCGCCGAGGAGGTGGCCGGCATCACCACCGTGCACCCCTTCCCGGTCAGCTTGGCCGCCAAAGCCAACGCCTGACCGAAGTTGCCCGATGAGGCGGTCAGCAGGTGTGGGTTCGAAACGTTTCTAGCGACGTTGTACGCCGCCCGAAACTTGAAGCTACCGGTCCGTTGGAAGACTTCGACGGCGAGGGTTACGCGGACCCCCAGCCGTTCGATGAGTAAGTCCGGAGTGAGAAAAACGGTCGGTCGATGCACGGGTGAGATTGTAGATTCAACCGATCCAAGAACTTCAATCTACAATGAAGAGATCATGATCCTCCTATCTTTCATCATCAGCGGACTCGCCCTCGGCGGCCCCGGCGATGTCAACGTTAAGTTCCAGCCGATGGCGGATGGAGCGATGCGCAAGATCGGCTACTACATGCCGCAGCGTCTGCAACTCTCCTTCGTGCGACCCGCCGGAATCAAGAAGCTCCCGGCTGGACTGACCAGCCCCAAGTACGGCACATTGGCGATCGGCGGCAAGAAGGTTTGCCTCATCCTAGACGAACCGGCCGGAAAGCCTGCCCGGTTGTTCGTGGACACCAACGGAGATGGCGACTTGACGAACGACAAAGCGCCCGAGTGGAAGCAGCAAGCCAACAAGCTTTACATGGGCAGCATGCAGGTGCCGCTCATGATCGGAGGCAGCGTTCGCCCGGTAACCCTCTCCGCTTACCGTTTCGATCCGGCGGATCGACCCCAGTTCAAGAACACGATCCTCTACTATCGCGACTACGCGGTCAAGGGGGAAATGAAGCTCGGAAGTAAGACCTACCCGGTCATCCTTTCCGACGAAACCGCTTCCGGAAACTTCGCCTCCACCGCCAAAGGGGCGCGCACTTCCCTGCTGATCGACCGCAACGCGGACGGCCGCTTTATGCAGGAAGAGATGTTCGACGTATCGAAGCCGTTCAACTTGGACGGAACTACCTACAAGGTCGGCAAGATCGCGACCGACGGCTCCTCGCTTCAGCTTGTGAAGAGCGACGAGGAGGTAGCGGAGGTGCCATTGCCGCCGGACGTGTCGCTCGGGAAGAACGTTCTGCCGTTCCAAGCCGAAACCACATCCGGACAGAAGATCGACTTCCCGACCACCTACAAGGGCAAGGTCGTTATGCTCGACTTCTGGGCAACCTGGTGCGGACCGTGCGTCGCGGAGCTCCCGAACGTAAAGAAAGCGTACGCCCAGCTTCACGACAAGGGATTCGAGATCCTCAGCATCAGCCTCGACCAGAAAGGGGACGGCCCCAAGCTGGCCAAGTTCACCAAGGACAACGACATGCCGTGGAACCAGGTCTACGACGGCGGCTTCTGGGACGCGCGCGTGGCCAAGTTGTACGGCGTCCACGCCATCCCGTTCGTGATTCTCGTCGACGGCGACACCGGCAAGATCATCGCCAACGAAACCACCCTCCGAGGCCCTCAGATCGTCGATACGATCACGAAGGCCCTGAAGTCGAAAGGCATCAACTGATCCCCGGCACGGACTACCAAGCCGTAGCATCGGCTCCCAGCCGATGAACCTCACCAACATCCTGGTCGCGTAAAAAAGGCCAGGGGCAGCGATGCCCTTGGCCCCCGTAGCAGGATCAAACACCCCGGTTACGTCCTACCCGCCGACCTTAGAATGTGCCAAGGATACGAACACCGGGTCTTCTCGCGCGTTTGAAAAAGTAGATCCCACGGAGACGGGGCAACGGCCTTTAGAGCTCCAGGAGACGAAATGAAAAACACGCTTCTCAAATTCGCCACTCTCGGTCTCCTCGCCGCCACCGCCGCGATGCCGATAATGGCATCGGCACAAAGCTATCGGCAACACCGAGATTCCCAGAAGAACCAGTGGAAGAACATCGGTATCGGCGCGGCCGCAGTGGGTCTCTACGGTCTTATCAAGGGTGACACTAACCTCGCGCTCTTGGGAGGAGCCGGCGCGGCGTACTCCGCTTACCGTTACGATCAAGACGGAAAGCAAAGCCGCTATGGTCGATACGATCGGTACGGTTACGACAACGGCGGTTACGACCGCTACGGTTACAACCGCGATGGATATAACCGGGACGGCTACGACCGAAACGGACGCGATCGCAACCGATACGGCAACGACTACGGGCATGGCCGGGATCACAACGGTTGGTCCGATCGAAACAACGACCGGGATTCCCGCTCGAATCGCGGGCCGGGTAACAGCGATTGGGGCCACTCTCGCGGCCATCGCAACCACGACTAACCGATTGTGGAGCGCGACCCCGCGCTCCCATCAGGCGCCCCCTCCTTCCCCTGGGGGCCGTCCCTTCTAGGGATACACGTAGTAGATATCCCACTCGTCTTGGCTCACCTCCCGGAAACCGTGTTTTCGGTAGAAACGATTGGAGTCGCTTCCTTTCAGCGCTCCGAGTCGGATTGAGCCGCTCCTCTGTTTCGCCAAGTCGAAGAGGTGAGCCATCACCGCGGATCCGACGCCGCTCCCCTGGAATGCTGGAAGGATGTACAGGTGGTCCAGGTGGAACCCCTCCTCCGTCGGAAGAAGCGCGTAGAAGCCGACCCGCTTTCCATCCAAGTCGATCGATCGGGTGTGGTCGGGCTGAAAGGTTCGTACGAGTCGTTCTCGGGCACGGACCGGATCGAACCGGCCGACCAGTTCGAGGCTTTCTCGCATCGCGGCCGTTCGAATCGCGATCAGATCGTCGAGATCGCCTCGCGTGACTTCCCCATAGCTTAGCCGGGCCTCGAGGTCGTCCATTGACGGGGATATTGTTGCATTCCCGGCCGGCCGCGTGGGAATAAAAGAGGACCGCATTTCGTAGAAAAGCCATGCTTTTCCGAGATCGAACGGACGCCGGACGGCGACTCGCGGAGCGCCTACTCTCCTACCGAGAGCTCCACCCGATCGCCCTCGGCCTCGCCCGTGGCGGCGTTGTGGTGGCAGCGGCGGTTGCCAAAGAGCTTGGCGGCGACTTCGACGTGCTGGTCGCCCGGAAAGTCGGCGCGCCGAACTTTCCCGAAGTCGGAATCGGCGCTGTGGGTCCGGAGGGCGGACGGTTCTTCGACATCCGCTCCGTTCGGGCGCTGGGGTTGCTCGACCGGGATCTCGACCGTCTTGCGGAATCGGAGGAAGCGGAGGTGCGGCGCAGGTTAGCCGCCTACCGGCTTGGCCGCCCCGCACCAATCCTAACCGATCGGTACGTCATCGTCGTCGACGACGGCTTGGCAACCGGGGTAACCGCCGTCGCCGCATGCGAATACGTCCGGCGTCAATCTCCGAAAAAGCTCATCCTAGCGGCGCCCGTATGCTCCCAGCAAGCCGCCGAGCTGCTGGCCTCCCACGTCGACGAAGTCGTTTGCCTCCACTCCCCGGAAGATTTCCGATCCGTGGGCGAATGGTACGAAAACTTCACCCAAACCACCGACCAAGAAGTAATGCTCCTCCTCTCCGAAGCCGAACGCGCCGGCTACCTAGCCTAACCAACCGCCACTGCCACCTTCCCTTCCCTCCGCCCTCCGCCCTCCGCCCTCCGCCCTCCGCCCTTGTAAGGGTAATTTGTCCCCATGGCCCCCGCCTCCCCCGAGTCGCTAGGAATTCCCTCTGCCGCGATCAGCGCGCTTCTCGACTCGGCCGCCGACTCGAACATCGAATTGCACAGCTTGATGGTCCTTCGTCACGGCAAAGTGGCCGCCGCGGGATGGTGGGATCCGTACCGGCGAAACGACGTTCACCTTCTCTATTCGCTCAGCAAGAGCTTCACGTCCACCGCGATCGGCTTGGCTGCTTCGGAAGGGCGGCTGACGCTCGACGATAAGGTCGTCACTTTCTTCCCCGAGGCTTTGCCCGATATCCCGAGCGAGAATCTGATGGCGATGCGGGTTCGGGATCTGCTCACTATGGCTTCCGGCCACGCCGCCGACACCTTCGGGCCTCTCATGTGGGATAGCGACGACTGGGCTCGAGGATTTCTCGCGATTCCGGTCGAACACGAGCCAGGGACCCACTTCGTTTACAACACCGGCGCCACCTACATGCTCTCGCGCATCCTGCGGAGCGTCTCCGGCGAGAATCTCACCGACTACCTTCGGCCGCGGCTGTTCGATCCGCTCGGAATCGATGAGGCGACCTCACTGAAAGACCCCGCCGGCACCGACCTCGGCGGAACTGGACTCAGCATAACAACCGAGTCGATCGCGAAATTCGGGCAGCTCCTTCTTCAGGACGGGGTTTGGGAAGGCAAGCGGTTGCTCCCAGAGGGATGGGTTGACGAGGCATCTTGGCCGCACGTATCGAACGGCGACGATCCGAATTCCGACTGGGCGCAGGGGTATGGATACCAGTTTTGGCGCTGCCGCCACGGCGCCTATCGCGGCGACGGGGCGTTCGGCCAGAACTGCATCGTCGTCCCGGAAAAGGACGCGGTCTTCGTCACCACTGCGAGGGCCGACGACCTCCAGGCGCTGCTGAACCTGTTCTGGACTCACCTTCTGCCCGCCTTGGGAGAAGCTCTGCCAGAAGACCCCATCGCCCACGCAACTCTCCAGAATCACCTCGACAACCTGTACATGCACCCACCGATGGGAGGCGGATTCTCCCCGATATCGGAAACGATCTCAGGACGTACCTACGAAGACACCGATGGCGGAACCTATCGGTTCCAGTTCATCGGAGACCGTTGCCGGGTCCACGCTCTGGGACACGTTATCGAGGCCGGATTGGGCGACTACGTCCGCGGGGAGACCTCCTTCGATTCCAAAGAACCGAGGCCGGTTGCCACGTGGGCTCGTTGGACGGAGGACGACGTGCTCACAATCCGAATCCAAGACACCAAGACCCCTCTCAACACGGTACTGACATGTCGCTTCGGCGACGGAGTCCGAGTGGAACTGCGCCGATCCGGCACCTTCATGCCAGCCGAGGGACCGGTCTTTGAAGGACGATCCGAACCCAGTTAGCTGCTTAAGGGCTCGTTGTATCATTCCCACGGAATGAAGAGAGCCCTTGTATTGGCTACGGTTCTCGCGGCTACCTCTGCCGAGGCATGCTCCGGACCCGACGTCATGGGAACGATCGAGGCGCATCAGCGTTTCGCGACGGTTTGCGCGTGTGCTATCGGACTTCTATTCTTGGTCGCCCTTCGGCTTACGATTTCCCGTCGGCTCGATACGGGGACCTTTTGGAACTTGGCGGGGATGTTCGCCCTTCATCCCGCTTGGACGATCAGCGGCTTCGACGGTGATTGCGGCTTCATGCAGGTCAACGCATCTATTCTCTTTCTTGGGATTGCCGCCCTATTGACCTGGTTCCTCTTCCTCGCCTGGTTCCGCGCGGGGACCACGACGGCTCGCCGTGCGACCTCGCCTAGCGAACAGAACTGACGTCGGAACCTACCAAGGAAAAACCTCATGTTGGTCAGTCCCCCTTCACATTTGAAGGCATACAGTAACGTAACTGGCAGTTTTATCGTTATTCTTTCTCGTGCCACACCTCGCACTCGCCCTTCTCCTCGGCCTGGCGCCGATCCAGACTCCGATCGCCGAGCTTCCGTTCGAGCTGGTCGGCAACCACATCTATTTGAAAGGCGAGGCGGAGAACCGGCCGATCTCGATCCTGCTCGACTCCGGAGCCGGCATGTCGGTTCTCGACTCGGGAATTGCCGAGCGGTGGAACATTCCTCGGAATAAGAGCGGTTTGCCGGTAACCGGCGCGGGGGCCAAACCGATCCAGGCGCAGATGCTTCAAGGATTCAAGGTCCGATTTGCGGGAACGAAGATCGACCAACCGATCATCATCGGTATCCCGCTGGAACAGCTCGCCTATCTGGAAGGGAGGCCCCTCGAGGCGGTAGTCGGGAATGAGTTCTTTCAAAAGTACGTCGTCAATATCGACTATGCCAATCGCAAGGTGAGGCTGTTCAACCCCGAGGGATACACCTACACCGGCAAGGGGAAGGAACTGTCGATCCGCCTGGTAGGCAACCATCCGCACATCGACGCGGAAATCGAGGTACCAGAGATCGGCAAGCTTCCGGTGGAAGCGGTGATCGACACAGGCGCGGGCTCGAGCGTGAATCTGACCGGCCGTCTAATGGAGGCGCAGAAGCTGGACGGCCATTTCCCCAAGAGTCCGATCGCACCCTCCGGGGCCGGCGTCGGCGGCGCGACGACCGGCCGTCCGGGACGGCTTGGCTCCCTCAGCTTCGGTGGATTCAAGCTCGATCGGCCGGTCGCCTCGATGGAGCTGAGCAACGGCGGAGCCCTCGGCACCGGAGCGGCGTACGACATCCTCATAGGCGGCGACGTGATGCGCCGCTTCGACGTCACTTTCGACTACTCCCGGAAGAAGCTGTATCTTCAGGCGAACGAGGAGTTCATCAAGCCGTTTCCGGGCGACCAGACCGGCTTCCTCATGACGGCCGAGGGGAAGAACCTCCGAACCTACCGGGTCATGTGGGTCTCCGACGGAACTCCGGCCAAGGAGGCGGGCATCCAGGTGGGCGACGTTCTCGTCCAGGTGGACGGCAAACCGGCGGAAACCTATGAGCTGTATCAGCTTAAGAAGCTTTTCCGGGAGCCGGACAAGCAATGGAAACTGGAGCTGGATCGCAACGGCGAACGCAAGAAGATCAACCTGAAAGGCCGTTCGATCGTATGATGGGGGCGTGAAGCGTTCACAATCCGTGCCCGCGGTCTTCGTCGCCGCGGTTGCCGCCTCGTTGGTGGCCGGGTGCTCGTCGGCCGGGCCGACGGAGATCCGGAGATGCGTCGATGCCTCCGGCAACGTCCTTCCCGACCAATATTGCGACCAGCCCGGAATGTACCGCTCCTCCGGAATCCACTATTACGGCACCCCGCACTGGGGATATGGCGGGTCGATGCAAGGAAATGTGCTCCGTGGCTTCGCGGCCTCTCCCTCTTCGGACGCGGAGGTCGTGACCCCAAGTGGCCGCACCATTTCGCGTGGCGGCTTCGGCGGCAGCGGTTCCGGCGGGTTCGGCTAGCCGTGGAGCGCATTGGGATCGATCCCCGCTCGTTTTGGCGCGCAAAGGTCGAGCAGGCTGGGCTGCTCTTCCACACCGAAGGGGACCTTCCCTACTGGAACGAGTCGGCTTACTACCGACTATCGGCAGGCGAGGTCGATGTATTGGAGACCGCAACGAACGAATTGCACGAGATGTGCCTCGCCGCCGTCCAGCACGTTATCGACCACAAGAGATATGCCGAATTTGCGATCCCGCTAAATGCGATTCCTTCTATCGAGTGGGCCTGGGAAGCCGAGCCGCCGTCGCTTTACGGAAGGTTCGACCTCGCCTTTAATGGCGTCGACCCGCCCAAGATGCTGGAGTACAACGCCGACACCCCTACCGCGTTGTTGGAGGCGGCGGTTATCCAATGGAAGTGGCTGGAGGAGCGCTTTCCCGAAGGGGACCAGTTCAATTCCATTTGGGAGGGGCTCGTCGAGCTATGGGGCGAGCTCCGACGGGACCGGCACCTCAAGGGTCCCATTGTCCACTTCGCGTGTTCCGACTCGCTCGAGGACGTCATGACCATCTCCCTCCTCCGCGACACCGCCCACGAAGCAGGAATTCAAACCGAGGGGCTGCTCATGGAGCAGATCGGATGGGACGAGCGGAACCGGTTCTTCGTCGACATGCATGATCGCCGTATCTGGACTATCTTCAAGCTCTACCCATGGGAGTGGCTAATGGCCGACAACTTCGCCACTCAAGCGTTGCAAACCATGTCCGACACCCAATGGATCGAGCCGATCTGGAAGATGATCCTCTCCAACAAAGCGATTTTGTCGGTGTTATGGGAGCTGTATCCCAACCACCCCTACCTACTGCCGGCGTACCTGGATGGTCCGCGGGAGATGACAAGCCACGTGCGAAAGCCAATCCTGGGCCGAGAGGGAGCCAACGTCACCCTATCAGATGGAGAATCCGGCGAGGACCAAGGGTACGGCGAGGAGGGTTTCGTCTACCAGCAACGGTTCGACCTACCTTCATTCGAAGGGAACCACCCGGTCATTGGAAGCTGGGTGATCGACGGAATCGCGCGAGGAATCGGCATCCGCGAGTCGGATGGTCTAATCACAGACAATCTGTCGCGGTTCGTGCCGCACCTCTTTGTCTAAACCGGAAACGGTGCCGTTGCATTCCTCCGTGACCCTGGTGCTGGCGACTCGTTAGACAATCGTGCTTGCCTTGATCGCCTTTGCCGTAGTCAGAGCCTCGATCGTTGGTCCGCGAAACGCGAGGATCGACATCAGCCCCATCCAAGCTTCGAAACCTTGGACCTGGACGGCCAAGAAGGAGAATGAAGCGATTAGGTGCTTCGATTTCCGCGACGGGATCGTGGCATACACCGACACCTCGATCACCTGGCTCGACCCGATAACCGGCCGCGAGAAATGGCATGTCGACCTCCCGAATATTGAGACCAAGACATACATCCGCCTCACCGGGGTTTTCGCCGACCGCCGCCACGTGGTCGTCACCCGACTCACCAAGGACTCGAGCTACTACGAGACCGTCTCAACGTTCGACGCGGGCAACGGAGCGTTACTAGCCAATCGCCGCATCGAGGACGATTACGGGGTGGCGACGATCGACGGCGAGTCGATTCGCCTCTTCGACAAGGGCAAGGCCAAACTCTTCGACCACTTCGGTATGCCGAAAGGGGAGGAGAACAACTTCCCGTGGCCCGGTGGCAAAGACTTCCCATGGAAGGGAAACGTGGTCGTTTACACCGAGAACGAAGATTTCCCCCTCGATTTCGGCGACGCATCGGGGCTTCGTGGGCTAAGGCTGCGAGCCTTGGACGGGCACGATGTCTGGTCTGATCATCTCATGCGAAGGCAGCATGGCGGCGAGATCACGACACTCGACGGTAAACCCGCATCCGATTTTTTCGGCCCGCCCCTCTGCGCCGACGATATCGGCATCTGGACCCGGCATTGGCAAGGAGGGGCAAGCCAACTCGTCCGTCTCCTGCCGTCGGGAGTGATCGACCGGTCGACCAAGCAGCCGTATGTCGAATACCTGGTTCAATGGACGGACCGGGGAATTTACTTCCGCCGCAACGACCAAATCTGGAGATTTGACGGCTCGAATCTAGCCCTCGTCGCGGATATTCCGGTTCCCCGAGAGGGCGAGCCGGGCGAGATTAGCCGGCATGGATTCATTCGTACTCTCCTCATCGAGAAGGGCGGTAAACGCTATTGCCAGCTAAGGCTCGATCCCCTCACCCGAGGCTACTCGGGCAATCTTTTTGGGAAGCGTAAGGAACAAAAACGGCCCACTGAGAAACTCAGTGGGCCGTAGGAGCATGGGCGGGGCTCCGACGCTACCGCCGGGGGCGGAAGCGGGCGTTCATGCTGTCGTCATCCTCGCCGCCGCGATCGCGCTTCGGGAAGCTGCTGGGAACTTCCGGGGCGCTGACCGACTCGGCTACCGGCTCGCTCCGCTGAGGAGCTTCCTCGCGGGGAGGACGATCGCCGCGATCCGGTCGGGGACCACGATCGCCTCGGTCGCCGCCGCGATCTCGATCGCGATAGCCGCCTCGGTCTCCACCGCCGCCACGACCACCACGGTCGCCGCCGCGATCTCGATCTCGGCCGCCGTCGCGACCACCGCGTCCACCGCGATCGCCGCCACCCTGCCCGGGAGGCGGGGGAGTCGCCGTCTCGTTATCCTCGAGACCAGCCAGCGTCTGCTTCACGCCGAGGGCGGTGAGGTTGATTCGGCCCATGCCGTCGACCTCGTGCACCTTGACGTTGAGCTCGTCGCCGATGTTGACGACTTCCTCGATCCGGCCGAACTGCTTGGTGGTGAGGTGCTCTTTCGGCACCATTCCTTCGCGTCCGGGGATGTACTCCACCATCGCGCCACGACCCATGATCCGCGTGACCGGGCCTCGGAACTCGGTTCCGACCGCAACTTCGTCGGTCAGTGCGCGGATGCGAGCGATCGCGTCCTGCACCGCCGCGGCGTTGCTGCCGCCGACGAGCACCCGGCCATCCTGCTGGATGTCGATCGAAGCGCCGGTCTCGGCGGTCATCTTCTTAATAACCGCTCCGCCCGGGCCGATGACGGCGCCGATCTTTTCAGGGTTGATATTGATCGTGGTAACCGTCGGGGCGCTATCGCCGACCGTTTCTCGCGGCGCGGAGATCTCGGCCTCGATGACGTCCAGAATCTTGAACCGGGCGTCCTTTGCCTGAGCGAGGGCTCGGGCGAGAACCTCATCCGGAATTCCGTCCAGCTTCGTGTCGAGCTGGAGCGCGGTGATTCCGTCTCGGGTTCCGGCGACCTTGAAGTCCATATCGCCGCAGAAGTCTTCCATGCCGATGATGTCGGTGAGGACCTTGAAGACCTTACCGTCGGACATGAGACCCATCGCGATACCGGCGACCGGCGCCTTGATCTGGATACCCGCATCCATCAGCGCGAGGGTGGAGCCGCAGACCGACGCCATCGACGTCGAACCGTTGGACTCCAGAACCTCGGAGATGAGGAGCAGCGTGTAGGGGAAATTCGGGTCGTCCAGCGGAATCATCGGACGAAGCGCGCGCTCGGCGAGCGCGCCGTGACCCACTTCGCGTCGGCCGGGGCCGCGCATCGGTCGTACTTCACCGACCGAGTAAGCCGGGAAGTTGTAGAAGTGCATGTAGCGCTTCGGCTCTTCTTCCTCGATGCCGTCCATCGTCTGCGCATCGTTCGGCAGACCGAGCGTCGCAACCGTCATGACCTGCGTCTGGCCGCGGGTGAAGAGGCCGGAGCCGTGCACCTTGGGCAGAATGCCGGCGATCGCCTCGAGTTGGCGAAGTTCTTCGAGACCTCGGCCGTCCGGGCGCTTGTTCTTCTCGAGGATAAGCTCGCGAACCGTCCCTTTGACCACGGTATCGACCGCTTCGGGAAGCTGCTTGAGAAGCTCCGGCTTGTCCTCGAACTTCGGCGTCAACTGCTTGACGACGTCCTTCTTGAGGTCGTCAAGGGCGGACTCGCGAACCGCCTTGTCGCCGTTAAGGAGCGCCTTGGCGATATCCTTGCCTGCATCCTTCTTGATGGTCTTCTTGAGACCCTCGTCGATGGTGTGGAGCGCGACTTCTCGTCGCGGCTTGCCCGCCACCTTCGCGAACTTCTCGAACTCGCCGCAGATGACCTTGATGGCATCGTGCGCGAACTTGAGCGCGACGATCATGTCTTCTTCGGTAACTTCGCTCGCGCCGGCTTCCACCATCGAGATCGCGCCCTTGTGGCCCGCGACGACGAGGTCGAGATCGCTCTCTTTAATCTGCTGGATGCTCGGGAAGAGGATCAGCTCACCGTCGATCCGGCCGACGCGAACGCCGGCGATCGGGCCGTTGAACGGGAGATCGCTTACCGCAAGCGCGGCGCCCGCCGCGTTGATGGCGAGGACGTCGGGAGGACACTCCTGATCGACCGCGAAGGTCATCGCGATGATCTGGAGATCGTGTCGAAGTCCCTTGGGGAACAGCGGCCGGATCGGCCGGTCCATAAGGCGGCTGGTAAGGATCGACTTTTCGCTCGGTCGGCCTCCCCGCTTGATAAATCCGCCCGGGATCTTGCCCACGGCGTACTTGCGCTCTTCGTAATCGCAGACGAGCGGAAGAAAATCTAGCCCTTCTCGGGGCTTCTCGGACATCGTTGCGACGCCGAGGACGACAGTTTCGCCCATTCCAAGCAAAACAGCGCCGCCGGCTTGCCTGGCGACGCGACCGCTTTCGAGAGAGAGGGTCTTCCCTCCCACCTCGAATTCGTGACTATGAATCATTCAGTTGCCTCCGTTACCGGGGCTTGACTTCGCGGATGCCGAGCTTCTTGATCAGCTCTCGGTACTTGACGACGTCCTTGTTCCGGAGATAAGCCTCCAAACGGCGTCGTTTGCCCACCAGGAGAAGGAGCCCTCGTCGAGAGTGGAAATCCTTCTTGTGGGTCTT
This window encodes:
- a CDS encoding polyribonucleotide nucleotidyltransferase; the protein is MIHSHEFEVGGKTLSLESGRVARQAGGAVLLGMGETVVLGVATMSEKPREGLDFLPLVCDYEERKYAVGKIPGGFIKRGGRPSEKSILTSRLMDRPIRPLFPKGLRHDLQIIAMTFAVDQECPPDVLAINAAGAALAVSDLPFNGPIAGVRVGRIDGELILFPSIQQIKESDLDLVVAGHKGAISMVEAGASEVTEEDMIVALKFAHDAIKVICGEFEKFAKVAGKPRREVALHTIDEGLKKTIKKDAGKDIAKALLNGDKAVRESALDDLKKDVVKQLTPKFEDKPELLKQLPEAVDTVVKGTVRELILEKNKRPDGRGLEELRQLEAIAGILPKVHGSGLFTRGQTQVMTVATLGLPNDAQTMDGIEEEEPKRYMHFYNFPAYSVGEVRPMRGPGRREVGHGALAERALRPMIPLDDPNFPYTLLLISEVLESNGSTSMASVCGSTLALMDAGIQIKAPVAGIAMGLMSDGKVFKVLTDIIGMEDFCGDMDFKVAGTRDGITALQLDTKLDGIPDEVLARALAQAKDARFKILDVIEAEISAPRETVGDSAPTVTTININPEKIGAVIGPGGAVIKKMTAETGASIDIQQDGRVLVGGSNAAAVQDAIARIRALTDEVAVGTEFRGPVTRIMGRGAMVEYIPGREGMVPKEHLTTKQFGRIEEVVNIGDELNVKVHEVDGMGRINLTALGVKQTLAGLEDNETATPPPPGQGGGDRGGRGGRDGGRDRDRGGDRGGRGGGGDRGGYRDRDRGGDRGDRGPRPDRGDRPPREEAPQRSEPVAESVSAPEVPSSFPKRDRGGEDDDSMNARFRPRR
- the rpsO gene encoding 30S ribosomal protein S15, which translates into the protein MPLNPELKTSTIAEYAHQPGDTGSTEVQIAILQARILQITGHLKTHKKDFHSRRGLLLLVGKRRRLEAYLRNKDVVKYRELIKKLGIREVKPR